One genomic segment of Vagococcus intermedius includes these proteins:
- the tsaE gene encoding tRNA (adenosine(37)-N6)-threonylcarbamoyltransferase complex ATPase subunit type 1 TsaE, whose translation MTYLLKSEAETLAVAERMGRQLKSGDCIVLTGELGAGKTTFTKGLAKGLDIEQMVKSPTYTIVREYRKGRLPLFHMDVYRLEDGAGDLGLEDYFESEGVSIVEWGQMIKEDLPESYVELTLSYLSETNTRELGIAAVGPNGLELKNRLEVVS comes from the coding sequence ATGACATATTTATTAAAAAGTGAAGCTGAGACATTGGCAGTCGCTGAAAGAATGGGTAGGCAATTGAAGAGTGGGGATTGTATCGTTCTAACTGGAGAGTTAGGGGCAGGTAAAACAACTTTTACTAAGGGCCTAGCCAAAGGGTTAGATATTGAACAAATGGTGAAGAGTCCGACATACACCATAGTCAGAGAATATCGAAAAGGACGACTGCCTTTATTTCATATGGATGTTTATCGTTTAGAAGATGGCGCAGGCGATTTGGGTTTAGAAGATTATTTTGAGTCTGAAGGAGTTAGCATTGTAGAATGGGGACAAATGATTAAAGAGGACTTGCCGGAAAGTTATGTTGAATTGACCTTGAGTTATTTGTCTGAGACAAATACTAGAGAATTAGGGATAGCTGCAGTAGGACCTAATGGTTTAGAGTTGAAAAATAGATTAGAGGTAGTAAGTTAG
- a CDS encoding GNAT family N-acetyltransferase, translated as MTIRLVSVTENNWRAICALSVGPNQINTIETNQDSLLEAAYDQSHNWHPFGLYHKETLVGFTMIGAFDTDEQTIWLDRLMIDQNYQGKTYGHQAIKAIISYIHQHYVINAILLSVHAHNHQAITFYEKHMFSNTQKIDPENNELIFKRHYTD; from the coding sequence ATGACGATTCGTCTAGTATCTGTTACTGAAAACAATTGGCGCGCAATTTGTGCCTTATCAGTCGGCCCTAATCAAATAAACACTATTGAAACAAACCAAGACTCTTTATTAGAAGCAGCCTATGACCAAAGCCATAACTGGCATCCCTTCGGTCTTTATCATAAAGAAACACTTGTTGGTTTTACCATGATTGGCGCTTTTGATACAGACGAACAGACTATTTGGTTAGATCGCTTGATGATTGATCAGAACTACCAGGGGAAAACATATGGACACCAGGCAATAAAAGCTATTATTTCTTACATACATCAACACTATGTCATCAATGCTATTTTATTAAGCGTTCATGCCCATAATCACCAGGCAATAACATTTTACGAAAAGCACATGTTTAGTAACACTCAAAAAATTGATCCAGAGAATAATGAATTAATTTTTAAACGCCATTATACTGATTAA
- a CDS encoding phosphopantothenoylcysteine decarboxylase domain-containing protein, with translation MRVLVTAGGTSERIDDVRGITNFSTGRLGSLIADAYAEKENSDVTYIHGKTAILPKNQNIKKIEIESVDDLLNSLETCLKQTNFDIVVHSMAVSDYYLAGTASQDQVVASLAKASQANLVATDIQLQEALETSFKNASESAGKMSSDLGTVYMQLKQTPKVIGRIKALQPATTLVGFKLLVDVPESELISVATRLMAKNSCDYVLANDKTRISGDQHVGLLLTKDGTYTYFETKRDIAQGIVKETTQGRES, from the coding sequence ATGCGAGTACTTGTAACAGCAGGTGGAACATCTGAAAGAATTGATGATGTGCGGGGGATTACCAATTTTTCGACAGGCCGTTTGGGAAGTTTAATTGCAGATGCTTATGCCGAAAAAGAAAATAGTGACGTGACTTATATCCACGGCAAGACAGCAATATTGCCGAAAAATCAGAACATAAAAAAAATTGAGATAGAATCAGTTGACGACTTATTAAATAGTCTAGAAACATGTTTAAAACAGACAAATTTTGATATTGTTGTTCATAGTATGGCAGTAAGTGATTATTATTTGGCAGGTACAGCAAGTCAAGATCAAGTCGTTGCCTCCTTAGCAAAAGCGTCTCAAGCAAATCTAGTTGCCACAGATATTCAGCTTCAAGAGGCTTTAGAGACAAGTTTTAAAAATGCTTCAGAGAGCGCAGGCAAGATGAGCTCTGATTTGGGAACGGTTTACATGCAATTGAAGCAGACACCTAAGGTGATTGGTAGAATCAAAGCACTTCAACCAGCGACGACCTTGGTCGGTTTTAAACTCCTAGTTGACGTACCAGAATCAGAATTAATATCAGTTGCAACCCGTCTGATGGCTAAAAATAGTTGTGATTATGTTTTAGCTAACGATAAGACTCGTATTAGCGGTGATCAGCATGTCGGGCTTTTATTGACTAAGGACGGAACGTATACATATTTTGAAACAAAAAGAGACATTGCTCAAGGAATTGTCAAAGAAACAACTCAAGGGAGAGAAAGTTAA
- a CDS encoding GNAT family N-acetyltransferase, which yields MSEEVSVIIREVTSEDHQAVQSLMQKVARETDFLTLNSPNPPQNELKEVTQVEQLCQSLNTLILVALADEEIIGLASIKGEEGSNTSHIGEVGISVARDYWGIGLGQLLIGELITWAEALGNLKRLELRVQIRNERAVHLYQKVGFEIEGTLKNAAFTAEGDLVDVYMMGLLLN from the coding sequence ATGTCTGAGGAAGTATCGGTTATTATTAGAGAGGTAACATCAGAAGATCATCAAGCCGTTCAAAGTTTGATGCAAAAAGTAGCAAGAGAGACAGATTTTCTGACTTTAAATAGTCCTAATCCCCCTCAAAATGAATTGAAAGAGGTAACACAAGTCGAACAACTTTGTCAGAGCCTAAATACTTTAATCCTTGTAGCATTAGCTGATGAGGAAATTATTGGTTTAGCGAGTATCAAAGGAGAAGAGGGATCAAATACGTCTCATATCGGTGAGGTTGGTATTAGTGTGGCCCGAGATTATTGGGGCATCGGTCTGGGGCAGTTATTAATAGGAGAACTGATTACTTGGGCTGAGGCTCTTGGAAATTTAAAACGTCTGGAGTTGCGTGTTCAAATTAGGAATGAACGTGCTGTTCATCTCTATCAAAAGGTAGGCTTTGAAATTGAGGGAACGTTAAAAAATGCTGCTTTCACGGCTGAAGGTGATTTAGTAGATGTCTATATGATGGGACTATTATTAAATTAA
- a CDS encoding uracil-DNA glycosylase, giving the protein MLLKPSNSWEKVLASEFEKEYYSQLMNYLVEEYQTQVVYPPKEAIFTALEWTSFEEVKVVILGQDPYHGPNQAHGLSFSVLPGNKIPPSLTNIYKELENDLGIVPVSHGYLESWAKQGVLMLNTVLTVRQGQPNSHQQKGWELVTDKVIEALNEREKQVIFILWGKPAQAKINMINAKHHVILTAPHPSPLAAYRGFFGSSPFSKVNSALSRKGEKEIDWQLPETV; this is encoded by the coding sequence ATGTTATTAAAACCGAGCAATAGCTGGGAAAAAGTATTAGCTTCAGAGTTTGAAAAAGAGTATTACTCTCAATTAATGAATTATTTAGTAGAGGAATATCAAACACAGGTAGTTTATCCACCTAAAGAAGCCATTTTTACAGCTTTAGAATGGACGTCATTTGAGGAAGTTAAAGTAGTGATTTTAGGACAAGACCCTTATCACGGTCCTAACCAAGCACATGGCTTAAGTTTTTCTGTCTTACCAGGCAATAAAATTCCGCCATCATTGACTAACATCTATAAAGAGTTAGAAAATGATTTAGGCATAGTACCCGTTTCTCATGGCTATTTGGAGTCCTGGGCGAAACAAGGTGTGTTGATGCTTAATACCGTTTTAACAGTTCGTCAAGGTCAACCCAATTCTCATCAACAAAAAGGTTGGGAGTTAGTAACAGATAAAGTGATTGAAGCTTTAAACGAACGAGAAAAACAAGTTATTTTTATCTTATGGGGTAAGCCTGCCCAAGCTAAAATTAACATGATCAATGCAAAACACCATGTTATTTTAACTGCTCCTCATCCAAGTCCTTTAGCAGCTTATCGAGGTTTTTTTGGCAGTTCGCCTTTTTCAAAAGTGAACAGTGCGTTGAGTAGAAAAGGAGAAAAAGAGATTGATTGGCAATTACCAGAAACTGTATAA
- a CDS encoding LURP-one-related/scramblase family protein, whose amino-acid sequence MTSYYIRKTRLSSNYRTIVKDEHGQPCYLLVGNWGRRGDVFSLFKMDGQRIASIKQASWAFTLGSRFDLYNATDKVGSLKRILSFNRDFYYVHQLGWIVIGDIGNQTYKIQHLNHMIMNLTKINDDTGEFFKLEVEEKHAPLCICIAAVLDYWLRRQNPKVTLFKQPAKELRLD is encoded by the coding sequence ATGACTAGTTACTATATTCGAAAAACACGTTTATCTAGTAATTACCGTACCATTGTTAAAGACGAACACGGTCAACCTTGTTACTTGCTAGTTGGAAACTGGGGGAGAAGAGGGGACGTTTTCTCACTTTTTAAAATGGATGGACAACGTATCGCCTCAATCAAACAAGCATCTTGGGCTTTTACTTTGGGATCTCGATTTGATTTATATAATGCCACTGACAAAGTCGGCTCACTTAAACGTATCTTGTCCTTCAATCGTGATTTTTATTATGTTCACCAATTAGGCTGGATTGTCATTGGCGATATTGGAAATCAAACATACAAGATTCAGCATCTCAACCATATGATCATGAACTTAACTAAGATAAATGATGATACTGGGGAATTTTTTAAATTAGAAGTAGAGGAGAAGCATGCACCACTTTGTATTTGTATCGCAGCTGTCTTAGATTATTGGTTACGCCGACAAAATCCAAAGGTAACTCTTTTCAAGCAACCTGCTAAAGAATTACGCCTAGACTAA
- a CDS encoding nucleotide pyrophosphohydrolase, with product MSNIVDEVNKFREERDWNQFHNPKDLAISVSLEASELVENFQWKSSEEALLEKQQNIKEELADVLIYSLMLASDLGLDYQEIIREKLCLNRQRYPVTKSKGIKKKYTEL from the coding sequence ATGTCAAATATTGTGGATGAGGTAAATAAATTCCGAGAAGAACGTGATTGGAATCAATTTCATAACCCAAAAGACTTGGCAATATCGGTTTCACTCGAAGCTTCTGAACTTGTTGAAAATTTCCAATGGAAATCAAGTGAAGAAGCACTTTTGGAAAAGCAACAAAATATTAAAGAAGAGCTCGCTGATGTATTGATTTATTCGCTCATGTTAGCCAGTGATTTAGGATTAGATTATCAGGAAATCATCCGCGAAAAATTATGTCTAAATAGACAAAGGTATCCAGTTACTAAAAGTAAGGGAATTAAAAAAAAATATACGGAACTATAA
- a CDS encoding flavocytochrome c yields MKSKLGIGFASLLSVLLLATGCGNTNQSETSSSTKKMEKTEKAANKETDTTSGASEQKKASLDDLKDRYDVVIVGAGGGGMAAAIEAKEQGMNPVILEKMPVAGGNTVKASAGMNASETKFQKEAGIKDSNDLFFDETLKGGKETNDQELLRYFVDSSANAIDWLDSMGITLNNLTVTGGMSVKRTHRPADGSAVGQYLVQGLLRNVQEREIPLYTDADVKEIENQDGAVSGVKVIFNNTDEKEIKTDAVVVATGGFGANLDMVTDYNKDLDGFVTTNQAGSQGDGIKMIEKMGGTTVDMKEIQIHPTVEQETSFLITEAVRGEGALLINQSGQRFVNELETRDNVSAAIIALKEHAAYLVFDEGVKERVTAIDFYEKQGFVKKADTIEELAKEVKMDEKTLTDTLSTWNTSVTNKKDGEFNRTTGMDHDLSKAPYYAIKIAPGIHHTMGGAKINNKTQVLNKDGEPVKGLYAAGEASGGLHGQNRIGGNAVADIIIYGRQAGTQSAEFVKSLEK; encoded by the coding sequence ATGAAAAGTAAATTAGGTATAGGATTTGCCTCACTACTATCAGTTCTGTTATTAGCAACTGGGTGCGGAAATACAAATCAATCAGAGACGTCCAGCTCAACAAAAAAAATGGAGAAAACTGAAAAAGCAGCTAACAAAGAAACAGATACCACTTCAGGTGCCTCTGAACAGAAGAAAGCATCACTCGATGATCTAAAAGATCGTTATGATGTCGTCATTGTTGGAGCAGGTGGCGGTGGTATGGCTGCCGCTATAGAAGCCAAAGAACAAGGGATGAACCCTGTTATCTTAGAAAAAATGCCCGTAGCAGGTGGGAACACAGTCAAAGCTTCTGCAGGAATGAATGCTTCTGAAACTAAATTTCAAAAAGAAGCTGGAATTAAAGATAGCAATGATTTATTTTTTGACGAAACCCTAAAAGGTGGAAAAGAAACGAACGACCAAGAGTTACTGCGCTATTTTGTTGATAGTTCAGCTAATGCTATTGATTGGTTAGATTCTATGGGAATTACCCTAAATAATTTAACCGTCACAGGCGGTATGAGTGTCAAACGGACTCATCGTCCGGCTGATGGCTCAGCTGTTGGGCAATATTTAGTTCAAGGGTTGTTAAGAAATGTCCAAGAACGTGAAATCCCACTATACACTGACGCTGATGTCAAAGAAATTGAAAATCAAGATGGCGCTGTATCAGGAGTCAAAGTTATCTTTAACAACACAGACGAAAAAGAAATCAAAACAGATGCTGTGGTAGTTGCAACAGGTGGCTTTGGTGCCAATTTAGATATGGTGACTGATTATAATAAAGACCTAGATGGTTTCGTCACAACTAACCAAGCTGGTAGCCAAGGTGATGGGATTAAAATGATTGAAAAAATGGGTGGCACTACGGTTGATATGAAAGAAATTCAAATTCATCCAACAGTTGAACAGGAGACGTCATTCTTAATTACTGAAGCTGTTCGTGGTGAGGGAGCTTTATTAATCAATCAATCTGGTCAACGTTTTGTCAATGAATTAGAAACACGGGACAATGTTTCAGCTGCTATCATCGCACTAAAAGAACATGCTGCTTACTTAGTCTTTGATGAAGGCGTAAAAGAGCGCGTCACAGCCATTGATTTTTATGAAAAACAAGGCTTTGTTAAAAAAGCTGATACGATCGAAGAGTTAGCTAAAGAAGTTAAGATGGATGAAAAAACACTTACTGACACGTTAAGTACTTGGAATACAAGTGTTACAAATAAAAAAGATGGCGAATTTAATCGCACAACGGGTATGGACCATGATTTATCAAAAGCTCCTTACTATGCTATTAAAATTGCACCAGGAATCCACCATACAATGGGGGGCGCTAAAATTAACAATAAAACACAAGTATTAAATAAAGACGGCGAACCAGTCAAAGGACTTTATGCTGCTGGTGAAGCCTCAGGCGGACTACACGGCCAAAACCGTATTGGTGGTAATGCTGTAGCAGATATTATCATTTATGGACGTCAAGCTGGAACACAATCAGCTGAATTTGTTAAATCATTAGAAAAATAA
- the pta gene encoding phosphate acetyltransferase, whose protein sequence is MDIFEGLKQQITGKDVKIVFPEGKDIRVLGAAIRLNNDGLLKPVVIGNVEEVQAVAKENGVDATDLIIIDPTSYDKFDDMVASFVDRRKGKATEDQARTILLDPNYFGTMLTYMGEADGMVSGAIHSTGDTVRPALQIIKTKPGASRTSGAFLMVRGDEKYLFSDCAININPAAQELAEIAVESAKTAEMFGIAPKVAMLSFSSKGSAKSEEVTKVAEATKIAQELAPNYEIDGELQFDAAFVESVAQQKAPDSAVAGQATVFVFPEIQSGNIGYKIAQRLGGFEAVGPILQGLNKPVSDLSRGCNEEEVYKLSIITAAQSLMD, encoded by the coding sequence GTGGATATTTTTGAAGGTTTAAAACAACAAATTACAGGTAAAGATGTTAAAATCGTTTTCCCAGAGGGAAAAGATATTCGTGTATTAGGAGCAGCTATTCGCTTAAATAATGACGGGTTACTAAAACCAGTTGTGATTGGAAATGTGGAAGAAGTTCAAGCTGTTGCAAAAGAAAATGGTGTTGATGCAACTGATTTAATAATTATTGATCCAACAAGTTATGATAAATTTGATGATATGGTGGCTTCATTTGTCGATCGCCGTAAAGGCAAAGCAACTGAAGATCAAGCACGCACTATTTTATTAGATCCTAATTATTTTGGAACAATGTTAACCTACATGGGCGAAGCAGATGGCATGGTAAGTGGTGCCATTCATTCAACAGGTGATACAGTGCGTCCTGCCTTACAAATTATTAAAACAAAACCAGGTGCTAGCCGTACAAGTGGCGCGTTCTTAATGGTTCGTGGGGATGAAAAATATTTATTCTCTGATTGTGCAATTAACATCAATCCAGCGGCGCAAGAGTTAGCTGAAATTGCTGTCGAAAGTGCAAAAACTGCTGAAATGTTTGGAATTGCTCCTAAAGTTGCGATGTTAAGTTTTTCATCAAAAGGTTCTGCTAAATCTGAAGAAGTAACAAAAGTAGCTGAAGCGACTAAAATTGCTCAAGAATTAGCACCTAATTATGAAATTGATGGTGAATTACAATTTGATGCTGCTTTCGTTGAATCAGTGGCTCAACAAAAAGCACCAGATTCAGCAGTTGCTGGTCAAGCAACTGTCTTTGTATTCCCAGAAATCCAATCAGGAAATATTGGTTACAAAATTGCTCAACGTTTAGGTGGATTTGAAGCAGTTGGCCCAATTTTACAAGGTTTAAATAAACCTGTTTCTGATTTATCACGTGGTTGTAATGAGGAAGAAGTTTATAAATTATCTATCATTACAGCAGCACAATCATTAATGGACTAG
- a CDS encoding GNAT family N-acetyltransferase: MIRYAKKNDADQIIPLIMIILEDMELGFLQTYGDEKLRAILKKGFMTETFRYSYRRAMVVEEEGEILGVAYGYNESEEAIIDLPLIEIFNEFEIPVTEKMFLDKEAFEGEWYLDSIAVRDDQRGKGIGAQLLAALPEFAKSQEANKIGLSVDDDNPRAKKLYSRIGFKEVGRATISGHLYDHMQIELD; encoded by the coding sequence GTGATAAGATACGCAAAAAAAAATGATGCCGATCAAATTATTCCTTTGATTATGATTATTTTAGAGGATATGGAGTTAGGTTTCTTGCAAACCTACGGTGATGAAAAGTTAAGAGCAATCTTAAAAAAAGGATTTATGACAGAAACTTTCAGGTATAGTTATCGACGAGCTATGGTGGTAGAAGAAGAGGGAGAAATTTTAGGAGTAGCCTATGGTTACAACGAATCAGAAGAGGCGATTATTGATCTGCCTTTGATTGAAATCTTCAATGAGTTTGAGATCCCCGTGACAGAAAAAATGTTTTTAGATAAGGAAGCATTTGAAGGTGAGTGGTACCTAGATAGTATAGCTGTTCGTGATGATCAGCGTGGTAAAGGAATTGGTGCGCAGTTACTAGCAGCGCTACCTGAATTTGCTAAAAGTCAAGAAGCAAATAAAATTGGCTTAAGTGTAGATGATGACAATCCAAGAGCTAAAAAATTATATTCTCGTATTGGTTTTAAAGAGGTAGGAAGAGCAACCATAAGTGGCCATTTATATGACCATATGCAAATTGAATTAGACTAA
- a CDS encoding 3'-5' exonuclease, with product MNFIAFDFETANFQKHSACSIALVMVQNNQIVGHYYTLIKPETDFHWKNIQIHGIKPEDVRDAPTFPEVWAELSHYFLENRLIVAHNAAFDCSVLKACLDYYNLSQPHYMSLCTVQTSKKLYPQFENHKLNTVCQNLGLALEQHHHALDDSLACANILVKQAETFGIEPLKALVKYR from the coding sequence ATGAATTTTATTGCATTTGATTTTGAAACAGCCAATTTCCAAAAACATAGTGCCTGTTCTATCGCCCTAGTTATGGTTCAAAATAACCAAATCGTGGGTCATTACTATACCCTAATTAAACCTGAGACTGATTTTCATTGGAAAAATATCCAAATTCATGGTATTAAGCCAGAAGATGTGCGTGATGCTCCAACCTTTCCTGAAGTTTGGGCAGAATTATCACACTATTTTTTAGAAAATCGCTTAATTGTTGCCCATAATGCTGCTTTTGATTGCAGCGTCTTAAAAGCTTGTCTTGATTATTACAATCTATCACAGCCACATTATATGTCCCTTTGTACGGTGCAGACGAGTAAAAAATTATATCCTCAATTCGAAAATCATAAATTAAATACTGTGTGTCAAAACTTAGGATTAGCTTTAGAACAGCACCATCATGCTCTTGATGATAGCTTAGCTTGTGCTAATATTTTGGTGAAACAGGCAGAAACTTTCGGTATTGAGCCATTAAAAGCGTTAGTTAAATATCGCTAA
- a CDS encoding DUF308 domain-containing protein produces the protein MYEEKRGFDWLSLAMGVIFIIAALTSFRVSPISNIGVIVSMFTITVLFKGIYMLMARSKIRKYIDLPLTPLLIIGIIDILIGIYFIFNLSSGVAIAPYVFASWFLLDSIFGLFDLGWIKKINKGYFWFSLISHVIGIAVGIMLLVSPIVSVMTLSFLVGLYLLTMGVLYIVRSFPV, from the coding sequence ATGTATGAAGAAAAAAGAGGGTTTGATTGGTTAAGCTTGGCTATGGGAGTTATCTTTATCATAGCGGCACTTACTTCATTTAGAGTCTCACCAATTAGTAATATTGGAGTAATTGTTAGTATGTTTACAATTACTGTTTTATTTAAAGGGATTTATATGTTGATGGCTCGAAGTAAAATTAGAAAATATATTGACTTACCTTTAACCCCACTATTAATAATTGGGATTATTGATATCTTAATTGGAATTTATTTTATATTTAATTTGAGTAGTGGTGTTGCAATTGCTCCTTATGTATTTGCTAGCTGGTTTTTATTGGATTCAATCTTTGGCTTGTTTGACTTAGGTTGGATAAAAAAAATTAATAAGGGTTATTTCTGGTTCTCATTAATTAGTCATGTGATTGGAATAGCTGTCGGTATTATGTTGTTAGTGTCACCGATTGTATCTGTGATGACTTTATCATTTTTAGTTGGATTGTATCTCCTAACAATGGGCGTTTTATATATTGTGAGATCTTTTCCAGTTTAA
- a CDS encoding exodeoxyribonuclease III — MKFISWNVNGLRAIVKKGFVEIFDELDADFFCLQETKLQEGQIELDLPGYTQYWNYAIKKGYSGTAIFAKEPALTAQYGIGIDEHDQEGRVITLEYPNFYLVTCYTPNSQNELKRLDYRMRWEDDFQQFIHSLNQNKPVVLCGDLNVAHEEIDLKNYKTNKKNPGFSLEERHKMTQFLDAGYIDTFRYFYPDLTGAYSWWSYRFNARANNAGWRIDYFLTSKCLQDQLVSAKILADIMGSDHCPVELVLEIDQ, encoded by the coding sequence ATGAAATTTATTTCCTGGAATGTCAATGGTTTAAGAGCGATTGTAAAAAAAGGGTTTGTTGAGATCTTCGACGAACTAGATGCAGATTTTTTCTGTTTACAAGAAACAAAACTACAAGAAGGTCAAATCGAATTAGATCTCCCTGGCTATACCCAGTATTGGAATTACGCCATCAAAAAAGGCTATTCAGGTACAGCCATTTTTGCCAAAGAACCTGCTTTAACTGCCCAATATGGGATTGGGATCGACGAACATGATCAAGAAGGTCGTGTGATTACTTTAGAATACCCCAATTTTTACTTAGTAACTTGCTACACACCCAACTCGCAAAATGAATTAAAAAGATTAGATTATCGCATGCGCTGGGAAGATGATTTCCAACAATTTATCCACTCATTAAACCAAAATAAGCCAGTTGTCTTATGTGGTGACTTAAATGTTGCACATGAAGAAATTGATTTAAAAAATTATAAAACCAATAAAAAAAATCCTGGGTTCTCACTAGAAGAACGTCATAAAATGACACAATTCTTAGACGCAGGTTACATCGACACGTTTAGATATTTTTATCCCGATCTGACGGGTGCTTATTCATGGTGGAGTTACCGCTTTAATGCTAGAGCAAATAATGCTGGTTGGCGTATCGATTACTTCTTAACTTCAAAATGCTTACAAGATCAGCTTGTATCAGCAAAAATTCTTGCTGATATTATGGGAAGTGACCATTGCCCAGTCGAATTAGTATTAGAAATAGACCAATGA
- a CDS encoding flavoprotein — protein MKKVVLGVSASIAAYKAASIITELKKRDVDVHVIMTQHSTAFITPLTLQILSGNPVHVDVMTEPSVERINHIYLAQNTDLLLVAPATANTLGKIANGIADDMLSTVCMATPQTMPRLIAPAMNTKMYENPATQKNLATLKEYGYEEITPVTERLACGDVGIGAMAKVEDIIDIVMAKLNESPLV, from the coding sequence ATGAAAAAAGTAGTATTGGGTGTTAGTGCTAGTATTGCAGCGTATAAGGCTGCTTCAATTATTACCGAATTAAAAAAACGAGATGTGGATGTACATGTGATAATGACGCAACATAGTACAGCTTTCATTACACCGTTAACGTTACAAATCTTGTCAGGTAATCCAGTTCATGTTGATGTGATGACCGAACCATCAGTTGAACGTATCAATCATATTTACTTGGCACAAAATACCGATTTATTATTAGTAGCACCGGCTACCGCTAATACTTTAGGCAAGATAGCCAACGGAATTGCTGATGATATGTTATCAACTGTCTGTATGGCAACCCCGCAAACAATGCCGCGTTTGATTGCACCAGCCATGAATACTAAAATGTATGAAAATCCAGCCACACAAAAAAATTTAGCGACATTAAAAGAATATGGTTATGAAGAAATTACTCCTGTAACAGAACGCTTAGCCTGTGGAGATGTTGGAATCGGGGCAATGGCAAAGGTTGAAGACATTATAGACATTGTTATGGCAAAATTAAACGAGAGTCCACTCGTTTAA
- a CDS encoding Cof-type HAD-IIB family hydrolase: protein MIKLIASDMDGTLLGNKMEVLQENIDAIKFAEQHGIKFMVATGRGYTEAKPALDEAGITCPMITVNGAQAFDEQGQELFTINIDKKHAQTLLDLLKLNNVYFEIATDQGVYSDNPHKRIENAAQMLAGKLPHLTFKMAIAMASAHLELLDVNYVDHYQELIDRTDIAILKFIVFEEQGPTILDPLREKVEKVPEVVVTSSFPNNIEINHVNAQKGVAVQRFAESLNIPMSEVMTIGDNFNDVSMLEMADVSFAMGNAEDGVKQIARYETANHDVGGVGKAILRAIKENL from the coding sequence ATGATCAAATTAATTGCATCTGATATGGATGGCACTTTACTTGGGAACAAAATGGAAGTACTACAAGAAAATATTGACGCTATAAAATTTGCTGAACAACACGGGATTAAATTTATGGTTGCTACTGGACGAGGATATACCGAGGCCAAACCCGCTTTAGATGAGGCAGGTATCACCTGTCCAATGATCACAGTCAATGGTGCACAAGCTTTTGACGAACAAGGGCAAGAACTATTTACGATAAATATTGATAAAAAGCATGCTCAAACTCTTTTAGACCTATTAAAGCTAAATAATGTTTATTTTGAGATTGCTACTGACCAAGGGGTTTATTCTGACAATCCCCATAAACGCATTGAAAATGCCGCTCAAATGCTCGCTGGAAAACTACCTCATTTAACCTTTAAAATGGCTATAGCTATGGCATCAGCTCACTTAGAGCTACTAGATGTTAATTATGTTGATCATTATCAAGAGTTGATTGATCGAACTGACATCGCTATTTTAAAATTTATCGTGTTTGAAGAACAAGGACCAACTATTCTCGATCCTTTACGTGAAAAAGTTGAAAAGGTACCTGAGGTTGTTGTCACTTCTTCCTTCCCAAATAATATTGAAATCAATCATGTGAATGCTCAAAAAGGTGTAGCTGTTCAACGCTTTGCTGAAAGTTTAAACATCCCAATGTCAGAAGTTATGACAATTGGTGATAATTTCAATGATGTGAGTATGCTAGAAATGGCTGATGTGAGTTTTGCCATGGGAAATGCTGAAGATGGTGTTAAACAGATTGCCCGTTATGAAACAGCCAATCATGATGTAGGTGGTGTCGGAAAAGCGATCCTTCGCGCGATCAAAGAGAATTTATAG